The sequence below is a genomic window from Paenibacillus sp. DCT19.
TCCCAGTCCCATTCGCCCGGTTCAGGTTGGAAGCCAGGAACATCGCCCCGGGACGTAACGCTTTCATCTCAGGGTTCTCCTCGCCTCCAATGTTGTAACGAACAATATTCAGTCCAAGCCCTTTGGCTGGGTCAAATACCAGATCCATCACTTCATCTACCTTCGCCTGATCCTTCCATTCACCCATATTGTTCGCCCACCACGCAAGTGATGTTCCCCAACCTTCAAAGTGATCATAGGACTGCTCCAGCTTCAAATTCACAGGTTCTCCCTCAAAGGCAAGTGGCTTCGATTGTCCATTGGCAAATTGATTCAATACAATTCCTCCTCCAGCTAGCAGTACAACCAGGGCTGCACCCATCAGGATGTAGCTTCGTCTGCGTCTGCTACGATGTTGATCACGACTCATGGTTCACACAATCCTCTCTCCAGTGCACCGATCGTGCATGTGTAGTCACCTTTGTGTGTCTGACACTTGTTTGCCTATACATTTTGGTTTCCTAACGTTAAATTGTTACGTTGGAGCGGCACATGTTAGGTAACATCTCGCTACATCACTTTCGTTACTTGATACCGCTGCTGCCTCCGCTAATGTTTGCTTCATATACATAACGTTGTCCGAATAGATAAACGAGTACCATCGGAATCGTTAGGAATAGCGAAGCGATCATGACTAAGTTCCATGGAGGCATCTGCCCGCCACCAACGGTTGTCAGAAGTTGAACACCAAGGGCAAGTGGCATTTTCTCCGGATCATTGATATAAATGAGCGGCCCCATGAAGTTCCCCCAGTTATAGGAGAACGAGAAAATAGCGATAGCAGCCAATATTGGATAGGTCAGCGGCATAATAATTTTCCAGTAGATCCCCGGATGACCCATGCCGTCAATCATCGCTGCTTCATCCAGTGATTTTGGAATACTCATAACAAATTGCCGGATCAGGAATACGTTGAACGCACCCGCGAAGAAGCTTGGTACGATCAGTGGATAGAAGGTATTAATCCAGTCCAGATGACGGAAGATGATAAATTGCGGCACCATCGTAACCTCACCTGGAATCATCATTGTGCTGAGCAGCACGATAAATAAGAAACGACTGCCTCTCGCTTTAATTCGCGCGAATCCATACGATACGATCGATGCAGACAATACAGATCCGATAATCGTGAATACCGTGATAATAATAGAGTTTTTCAGATAAGTGCCAAGATTATTGTTCGTAAAGATGGTGTAGAAGTTCGACCATTGGAATTCGAGTGGAATAAACGTAAAGGCTGATTTTACCGTCGTTGCGTCACTCGCCAGTGCAATAGAGATCATGTACAGGAAAGGGGAAGCCAGCAGCACCCCGACCAGAATCAGAAAAATGTAGGATATCGTCTTCTCGACAGTCGATGGATTACTCATTCGCTTTTCCCTCCTCGTAGTGCACCCATAGCGCTGATGAACGGAACACAACCAGGGTCAGTGCCATGATGATGATGAATAATACCCAAGCAATTGCGGATGCATATCCCATTTTGTAGAACTGGAATGCATTCTGGAACAGGTATGGTACAACCATCTGACTTGAATTATCTGGTCCACCAGCTGTAACGATAAATACCTGTGCGAACGTCTGGAGCGCGCCAATCATGCCTGTTACCAGGTTGAAGAAAATGACGGGCGTAAGCATTGGAAATGTAATGTGAAAGAAGGATTGCGAGCTTTTGGCTCCATCAATGGCAGCGGCCTCGTACAACTCCTGAGGGATACCCTTCATACCCGCCAGCAGCAGTACCACGCCGCCCCCAACGCCCCATAAGGACATGAGAATCAATGCAGGTTTTAC
It includes:
- a CDS encoding carbohydrate ABC transporter permease, whose protein sequence is MSNPSTVEKTISYIFLILVGVLLASPFLYMISIALASDATTVKSAFTFIPLEFQWSNFYTIFTNNNLGTYLKNSIIITVFTIIGSVLSASIVSYGFARIKARGSRFLFIVLLSTMMIPGEVTMVPQFIIFRHLDWINTFYPLIVPSFFAGAFNVFLIRQFVMSIPKSLDEAAMIDGMGHPGIYWKIIMPLTYPILAAIAIFSFSYNWGNFMGPLIYINDPEKMPLALGVQLLTTVGGGQMPPWNLVMIASLFLTIPMVLVYLFGQRYVYEANISGGSSGIK